A region of Rhodoferax potami DNA encodes the following proteins:
- a CDS encoding RnfH family protein, whose protein sequence is MVALAVAPRQVSEIRVKLPKGLTAAGAIAASGLLTNVPDAHVDALALAIWGKKVAPTHVMRQGDRLELLSPLRVDPKVARRERFARQGSKSAGLFAQDRGARPPRR, encoded by the coding sequence ATGGTGGCATTGGCCGTAGCACCAAGACAAGTCTCAGAAATCAGAGTCAAGCTACCAAAAGGCTTAACAGCCGCAGGCGCTATTGCTGCAAGCGGCTTGCTCACTAATGTTCCCGATGCGCACGTTGACGCACTGGCCTTGGCGATTTGGGGTAAGAAAGTTGCGCCCACGCATGTGATGAGACAAGGTGACCGTCTAGAGCTGCTATCCCCCTTGAGGGTCGACCCCAAGGTTGCCCGACGAGAGCGGTTTGCTCGGCAGGGATCCAAATCGGCAGGTCTGTTTGCCCAAGACAGGGGAGCGCGGCCCCCCCGCCGCTGA
- the guaB gene encoding IMP dehydrogenase, whose translation MRLLGKALTFDDVLLVPAFSQVLPKDTSLATRFSRNIALNLPLVSAAMDTVTEARLAIAIAQEGGMGIVHKNLTAAEQAAQVSKVKRYESGLLRDPVVITPDTTVRQVIALSEQLGVSGFPVCDGGKVVGIVTGRDLRFETRYDQPVREIMTPRERLITVPDGTTPEAAKALLNKHKLERLLVVNEAFELKGLITVKDITKQLNFPNAARDVTGRLRVGAAVGVGEGTEARVEALVQAGVDAIVVDTAHGHSKGVIDRVRWVKQNFPQVDVVGGNIATGAAALALVEAGADAVKVGIGPGSICTTRIVAGVGVPQIMAVDSVATALRGTGVPLIADGGIRYSGDIAKAIAAGAGTVMMGGMFAGTEEAPGEVILYQGRSYKSYRGMGSIGAMQQGSADRYFQESSTGNPNADKLVPEGIEGRVPYKGSMVAIVFQMAGGIRASMGYCGCATIAEMQEKAEFVEITTAGIRESHVHDVQITKEAPNYRAD comes from the coding sequence ATGCGCCTTCTCGGCAAAGCGCTGACCTTCGACGATGTGTTGTTGGTTCCAGCGTTCTCCCAAGTCCTTCCTAAGGACACCAGCCTCGCCACCCGTTTCTCCCGCAACATCGCACTGAACCTGCCACTGGTATCGGCTGCGATGGACACCGTCACCGAGGCGCGTCTTGCGATTGCAATCGCCCAAGAGGGCGGCATGGGCATCGTGCACAAAAACCTGACTGCCGCTGAGCAGGCTGCGCAGGTCTCCAAGGTCAAGCGCTATGAGTCTGGTCTGTTGCGTGACCCGGTGGTGATCACCCCAGATACAACAGTTCGCCAGGTCATTGCCCTCTCCGAGCAGCTCGGAGTTTCCGGCTTCCCGGTGTGCGATGGCGGCAAAGTCGTGGGTATCGTGACTGGCCGTGACCTTCGCTTCGAGACCCGCTATGACCAGCCAGTGCGCGAAATCATGACGCCTCGTGAGCGCTTGATCACCGTGCCTGACGGTACAACGCCTGAGGCAGCAAAGGCTCTGTTGAACAAACATAAGCTGGAACGTCTGCTGGTGGTAAATGAGGCCTTTGAGCTCAAAGGCTTGATCACCGTGAAAGACATCACCAAGCAACTCAATTTCCCGAACGCTGCGCGTGATGTGACCGGCCGCCTGCGGGTTGGTGCGGCAGTGGGCGTCGGTGAAGGTACCGAGGCCCGTGTGGAGGCCTTGGTTCAGGCGGGTGTCGACGCGATCGTGGTCGACACGGCGCACGGCCACAGCAAAGGTGTGATTGACCGTGTGCGTTGGGTCAAGCAAAACTTTCCGCAGGTGGATGTGGTGGGCGGGAACATTGCCACCGGCGCAGCAGCGCTGGCGCTGGTGGAGGCGGGTGCCGACGCCGTCAAGGTGGGTATCGGCCCTGGCTCGATTTGTACGACACGTATTGTGGCTGGTGTGGGTGTGCCCCAGATCATGGCTGTCGACAGCGTGGCCACTGCCTTGCGCGGCACAGGTGTTCCCTTGATCGCGGACGGCGGCATTCGCTACAGCGGTGATATCGCCAAGGCCATTGCAGCTGGTGCTGGAACCGTCATGATGGGCGGCATGTTCGCAGGTACCGAAGAGGCCCCTGGTGAAGTGATCTTGTATCAAGGTCGCAGCTATAAGAGCTACCGCGGAATGGGCAGTATCGGCGCGATGCAACAAGGCAGCGCGGATCGCTATTTCCAAGAGTCGAGCACTGGAAACCCTAACGCGGACAAGCTGGTACCCGAGGGCATCGAAGGTCGCGTTCCTTATAAAGGATCCATGGTGGCGATCGTGTTCCAGATGGCCGGTGGTATTCGCGCCAGCATGGGATATTGCGGATGCGCAACGATTGCAGAAATGCAAGAAAAAGCGGAGTTCGTCGAAATCACCACTGCGGGCATTCGTGAGAGCCACGTCCATGATGTGCAAATCACCAAAGAAGCACCGAATTACCGAGCCGATTGA
- a CDS encoding type II toxin-antitoxin system RatA family toxin has product MKTVHKSVLIWYSPAEMYALVTDVAQYPRFLPWCDHAQVLSQEAGGMTAEVGISFSGIRQTFVTQNNHTPNERVGMQLVKGPFSKLEGEWVFAPVGDGSQRACRVSLVLNYGFDSGTLAKLVGPVFDKIAANLVDAFVKRAQEVYGE; this is encoded by the coding sequence ATGAAAACCGTTCACAAGTCCGTCCTTATTTGGTACAGCCCCGCAGAAATGTACGCTTTGGTGACTGATGTCGCTCAGTACCCACGCTTTTTGCCATGGTGTGACCATGCCCAAGTCTTAAGCCAAGAGGCGGGCGGAATGACGGCGGAGGTGGGTATTTCGTTCAGCGGAATCCGTCAGACTTTCGTGACCCAGAACAATCACACGCCCAATGAGCGTGTGGGAATGCAGTTGGTCAAAGGACCCTTTTCCAAATTGGAGGGGGAGTGGGTATTTGCCCCCGTGGGGGATGGAAGCCAGCGCGCTTGCAGGGTGAGTCTGGTACTGAACTATGGTTTTGATAGTGGAACACTGGCCAAGTTGGTAGGCCCGGTGTTTGACAAAATCGCGGCCAACTTGGTCGATGCGTTTGTCAAGCGTGCGCAGGAAGTCTATGGTGAATGA
- the smpB gene encoding SsrA-binding protein SmpB has translation MAKKPETQSRIADNKKAAFNYFFEERFEAGLVLEGWEVKSLREGKVQLTDGYVVIRDGEMFIIGLQINPLHTASSHVSPDKVRTKKLLLHKEEIKRLTGKVEQKGYTLVPINLHWKSGKVKCDIALAKGKAEHDKRDTIKDREGKREVERAMKDRNR, from the coding sequence ATGGCCAAGAAACCCGAAACTCAATCGCGCATCGCTGACAACAAAAAAGCCGCTTTTAACTATTTCTTTGAAGAGAGGTTTGAGGCAGGACTGGTATTGGAAGGTTGGGAAGTGAAATCCCTGCGCGAGGGAAAAGTGCAACTCACCGACGGCTACGTGGTGATCCGGGACGGCGAAATGTTCATCATCGGGCTGCAGATCAACCCTTTGCACACAGCCTCAAGCCACGTAAGCCCGGACAAGGTTCGTACCAAAAAGCTGCTGCTGCACAAAGAAGAGATCAAGCGACTAACGGGCAAGGTGGAGCAAAAAGGCTACACCCTTGTACCCATCAACTTGCACTGGAAAAGCGGCAAAGTCAAATGCGATATCGCCTTGGCCAAGGGCAAGGCTGAGCACGACAAGCGCGACACCATCAAAGACCGCGAGGGCAAGCGGGAAGTGGAACGTGCGATGAAAGACCGCAACCGCTAG
- a CDS encoding DUF4124 domain-containing protein: MHFSKFLVALPLALAASMATAQWQWLDKDGRKIFSDRAPGPEVPEKNILKRPAGTKAPASDSNAQTTPEGTKVDGAVAPAAKDAGVDKALDAKKKQAEAAEAAQKKAEAEKVAKAKADNCKLARQAKTTFESGIRLARANSAGEREFLDDAARASEMQRIQGVIDADCK, from the coding sequence ATGCATTTCTCTAAATTTCTTGTTGCGCTCCCCTTGGCACTCGCAGCCTCGATGGCCACAGCACAGTGGCAATGGCTGGACAAAGACGGCAGAAAAATTTTCAGCGATCGGGCTCCGGGGCCTGAAGTGCCTGAGAAAAACATCTTGAAACGACCGGCCGGCACGAAAGCGCCTGCCTCAGACTCCAACGCACAAACCACCCCGGAAGGAACCAAAGTGGATGGTGCTGTGGCACCCGCCGCCAAGGATGCAGGCGTGGACAAAGCGCTGGACGCAAAGAAGAAACAAGCCGAAGCTGCAGAGGCGGCCCAAAAGAAAGCCGAGGCTGAAAAAGTAGCCAAAGCAAAAGCGGACAACTGCAAACTTGCACGCCAAGCCAAAACCACCTTCGAATCCGGAATTCGCCTAGCACGCGCCAATTCCGCTGGTGAACGTGAATTTTTGGATGATGCGGCTCGGGCCAGTGAAATGCAACGCATCCAAGGTGTGATCGACGCGGATTGCAAATAG
- a CDS encoding putative bifunctional diguanylate cyclase/phosphodiesterase, with amino-acid sequence MDTDALQFLDDEVAGDSGKPLVWRLLVVDDEPDVHRATTFALAGIEILGRQLEFLHAYSAAEAASILSTQSDVAIVLLDVVMEREDAGLALVKTIRTELNLTDLRIILRTGQPGYAPEIETIHDYDINDYKTKSELTRTKLYATVTAALRAYEQIRKLDEMAFYDRLSCLPNRNKFIDLSEARLACAASCNEIIAILDIDDFSEINDALGHQQGDRLLQSVADRLKFELGPDAVLARIGSDTFGLMGPHDVVDPIRILALFRRPFVVQDDAMVVTATMGLTSLMSGSTSGRDALKDANIALKRAKKSRRGGFVMFSAEMGSDIRERVRLLQSLRSAVESERLFIVYQPQVDLITNAVVGLEALIRWRNEDGTFVPPDRFIPLAEASGMIIAIGDWVLRMACHELVRLQGQGAKDIRMSVNVSQIQFRNPEFIDKLKSALSDTSIQPECLELEITESVAMEDADFMLETLHSVRELGISIAIDDFGTGYSSLSQLRQLPIDRLKIDRAFVSELSDDVMGGHIASMVIELGRNLQLKVIAEGIESEAQAARLKQLGCHEGQGYLYAKPMTSVLLKDWLKERGAIVGI; translated from the coding sequence GTGGACACAGACGCCCTGCAGTTTTTAGACGATGAGGTGGCGGGAGACAGTGGTAAGCCACTTGTTTGGCGTCTGCTGGTTGTCGACGACGAACCTGATGTGCACAGAGCAACAACCTTTGCGCTGGCGGGCATCGAGATATTGGGACGTCAGTTGGAGTTTTTGCATGCCTACTCAGCAGCGGAAGCGGCCAGTATTCTCTCCACACAGTCTGATGTTGCGATTGTTTTGCTTGACGTGGTGATGGAGAGGGAAGACGCCGGTCTCGCCCTTGTCAAGACGATTCGCACTGAGCTTAACCTGACGGACCTTCGCATTATTCTGCGGACGGGACAGCCTGGTTACGCGCCAGAAATCGAAACGATTCACGACTACGACATCAACGACTACAAGACAAAGTCGGAGTTAACCCGTACCAAGCTGTATGCGACGGTAACTGCTGCACTGCGCGCGTACGAACAAATCCGCAAACTGGATGAAATGGCTTTTTACGATCGCCTTTCCTGTTTGCCAAACCGTAACAAGTTCATTGACCTCAGCGAAGCTCGACTTGCTTGTGCTGCTAGTTGCAACGAGATCATCGCGATACTGGACATCGATGACTTTTCAGAGATCAATGATGCCCTCGGTCACCAGCAGGGTGACAGGTTGCTTCAGTCTGTTGCAGATCGCCTCAAATTTGAGTTGGGCCCTGATGCTGTTTTAGCACGAATCGGAAGCGATACATTCGGGCTGATGGGGCCACATGACGTGGTCGATCCGATCAGGATTCTTGCGCTTTTCCGCCGTCCTTTTGTGGTTCAAGACGACGCCATGGTTGTCACCGCGACCATGGGATTGACAAGCCTGATGAGCGGAAGTACCTCCGGCAGAGACGCGTTGAAGGATGCGAACATAGCCCTAAAGCGCGCCAAGAAAAGTCGTCGTGGAGGATTCGTGATGTTCTCCGCCGAGATGGGCTCAGACATTCGCGAGCGGGTTCGGTTATTGCAAAGCCTGCGGAGCGCTGTGGAGAGCGAACGGCTTTTTATCGTTTATCAACCTCAAGTTGATCTGATCACAAACGCGGTCGTCGGTTTAGAGGCTCTTATACGTTGGCGTAACGAAGATGGAACTTTCGTTCCTCCCGACCGATTTATTCCTCTTGCAGAAGCTTCCGGAATGATTATCGCCATTGGAGATTGGGTGTTGAGGATGGCCTGCCATGAGTTGGTTAGGCTGCAGGGGCAGGGCGCGAAGGACATTCGGATGTCGGTCAACGTGTCCCAGATTCAATTTCGAAATCCTGAGTTCATCGATAAGCTGAAGTCAGCTCTGTCCGACACATCTATTCAACCCGAGTGTCTGGAACTGGAGATTACAGAGTCCGTTGCAATGGAAGATGCAGACTTCATGCTGGAGACCCTGCACAGTGTGCGCGAGCTAGGAATATCGATCGCCATTGATGATTTTGGAACCGGATATTCATCACTCAGTCAGTTACGACAGTTGCCCATCGATAGGTTGAAGATTGATAGGGCCTTTGTTTCGGAGTTGAGTGACGATGTGATGGGGGGCCATATTGCGTCGATGGTGATCGAGTTAGGCAGAAATTTGCAGTTAAAAGTTATTGCCGAAGGTATTGAATCCGAAGCACAAGCAGCGCGCTTAAAGCAGCTGGGTTGCCACGAAGGTCAAGGGTACTTGTATGCCAAGCCCATGACCTCAGTCTTGCTGAAAGACTGGCTGAAGGAGCGCGGGGCAATCGTTGGAATCTGA
- a CDS encoding enoyl-CoA hydratase/isomerase family protein, with protein MTDFSQCDEVLAEVRGGVGLVTLNRPRALNALSLPMVRALTAALKRWSDDPLVHAVAIRGMGKEGPFGAFCAGGDIRFFHTAALSGDPALEDFFTEEYALNHLIHTYPKPYIAFMDGIVIGGGMGVSQGASHRIVTGRTKMAMPETGIGLFPDVGGGYFLSRCPGRVGEWLALTGELLDGEGAVAAGLADVMMESASLPSAWDALSQIDWQSPASLGKWVATFSIATSAGAISARPLIDAIFAGKDVSTIVQALDSDGSEWARATLATLHKRSPLMLHVVLEQIRRGRDMSLADELRMERDMVRHCFTTRHLARSGASSETVEGIRALAVDKDHHPRWSPAAIEEVTPEMVEPFFDSPWPAAAHPLRHLA; from the coding sequence ATGACAGATTTTTCGCAGTGCGATGAGGTGTTGGCGGAGGTTCGCGGTGGCGTGGGCTTGGTGACTCTGAACCGGCCACGAGCCTTGAATGCATTGAGCTTGCCCATGGTGCGAGCGCTGACAGCGGCCTTGAAGCGCTGGAGCGACGACCCGTTGGTGCATGCGGTGGCTATACGCGGTATGGGCAAAGAGGGACCTTTTGGTGCGTTCTGTGCCGGTGGGGACATCCGTTTTTTCCATACCGCTGCTTTGTCCGGTGATCCTGCTCTCGAAGATTTTTTTACCGAAGAGTACGCGCTGAACCACTTGATTCACACCTACCCCAAGCCCTACATCGCTTTTATGGACGGAATCGTGATAGGTGGCGGCATGGGGGTGAGCCAAGGTGCTTCGCACCGTATCGTGACGGGGCGGACCAAGATGGCGATGCCGGAAACAGGTATTGGCCTCTTCCCCGATGTAGGTGGGGGCTACTTTTTAAGCCGTTGCCCGGGGCGTGTCGGTGAATGGTTGGCACTGACGGGTGAGCTGCTGGACGGCGAGGGTGCGGTTGCTGCCGGCCTCGCCGACGTGATGATGGAGTCTGCATCACTACCCTCCGCATGGGATGCACTGTCGCAGATCGATTGGCAGTCACCGGCCTCGTTGGGCAAATGGGTTGCTACGTTTTCTATAGCTACAAGCGCAGGTGCGATAAGCGCCAGGCCCCTGATTGATGCTATTTTTGCAGGTAAGGATGTGTCGACCATCGTTCAGGCTCTGGACTCAGATGGCTCAGAGTGGGCGCGGGCGACTCTCGCTACGCTGCACAAGCGCTCGCCATTGATGCTGCATGTGGTGCTGGAACAGATCCGCCGTGGGCGCGACATGAGTCTGGCTGACGAGCTGCGCATGGAGCGTGACATGGTCCGCCATTGCTTCACGACCCGCCATCTGGCGCGTAGCGGCGCAAGCAGTGAAACAGTGGAAGGCATTCGCGCCCTGGCGGTTGACAAAGACCACCACCCACGCTGGTCACCTGCTGCTATTGAAGAAGTAACACCGGAGATGGTCGAGCCGTTCTTTGATAGCCCTTGGCCTGCTGCGGCGCATCCCTTGCGCCATCTGGCCTGA
- a CDS encoding LD-carboxypeptidase has product MSLVKKVIYLYSPSGAVRDRAAFKRGVRRLTELGYDVEVDQDALTRFERFAGDDATRIRAVERAANSGADVALITRGGYGITRVIDRLPYTSIASAIENGTQFVGISDFTALQLALFAQTGARTWAGPALCEGFGVGGVSGEIPDDIMEDCFADLLMGQGEGTGWRQDRNGHISETDFVIEDATLWGGNLTVLTSLIGTPYFPDIREGILFLEDVAEHPYRIERMLAQLMRSGVLARQQAIVLGQFSAYKLTSHDSGFGLPKVIGWLRNQLNIPVYTNLPYGHVPTKVLLPFGLKVDLTSSGKDVLLYWGHH; this is encoded by the coding sequence ATGAGCCTCGTTAAAAAAGTTATTTATCTATATTCTCCATCGGGCGCTGTTCGCGACCGTGCTGCCTTCAAAAGAGGAGTTCGTCGTCTTACTGAATTGGGATATGACGTGGAAGTCGATCAAGATGCCCTGACTCGTTTTGAGCGGTTCGCCGGAGATGATGCGACTCGAATCCGAGCTGTCGAGCGTGCTGCGAATAGTGGCGCAGATGTCGCCCTGATAACTAGAGGTGGTTACGGCATTACACGGGTCATAGATCGACTGCCCTATACCTCTATTGCTTCTGCCATTGAGAACGGAACTCAGTTTGTTGGAATCAGTGATTTCACTGCCTTGCAGCTAGCTTTGTTCGCGCAAACTGGAGCCCGCACTTGGGCAGGCCCTGCACTGTGTGAGGGGTTCGGTGTAGGTGGTGTCAGCGGTGAAATTCCAGACGACATTATGGAAGACTGCTTTGCTGACCTGCTGATGGGGCAAGGGGAGGGGACAGGTTGGCGACAAGATCGCAACGGTCATATTTCAGAAACTGATTTTGTGATCGAGGACGCTACCCTGTGGGGTGGCAATCTGACGGTTCTCACGTCTCTGATAGGTACTCCTTACTTTCCGGATATTCGAGAAGGAATTCTGTTTCTCGAGGACGTCGCAGAACATCCTTACCGTATTGAGCGTATGTTGGCGCAGTTAATGAGGAGTGGCGTCCTGGCGCGTCAACAAGCAATAGTTTTAGGTCAGTTTAGCGCTTACAAACTGACTTCTCATGACAGCGGTTTTGGCCTGCCAAAGGTAATTGGCTGGTTGCGTAATCAGCTCAATATTCCTGTCTATACCAATCTTCCGTACGGCCACGTACCGACCAAAGTACTCCTTCCGTTTGGCTTGAAGGTCGATTTAACCTCGAGCGGCAAAGACGTGCTCTTGTACTGGGGGCATCATTAG
- the tadA gene encoding tRNA adenosine(34) deaminase TadA: MTLALEEAVLAESAGEVPVGAVVVLKGQVIGRGRNRTRELNDPSAHAEILAVRDASQAIGSHRLSGAELFVTLEPCTMCSGAIFHSRLARVVFGAPDPKTGTAGSVLDLFSQRQLNHHTLVTGGVLRDACQRILQSFFVSARMRNREEQISLREDALRLDAQALPCPDDSTIRSSYFYTSEGYRIRYLDSNTVNPRYTLLCVHELGFWSFQVWSLVSRMAHHGVRVIVPDLLGHGLSDRPKKSAWHSVRAHVNSLIALTKYMDLTPTHIVAIGNAKAIGTELCSVLKLDESSVLSIVTARPPALAALAESSRHQSCRSIGGLSRKQLNHLVGFPDNVVKALIAHFPDKGHAAVLDAIRKPDFSPENTLKSPTFCPVVLDETHLDFLERELLIK; this comes from the coding sequence ATGACACTGGCCTTGGAGGAGGCCGTGTTAGCAGAGTCTGCCGGTGAAGTCCCTGTGGGTGCTGTAGTTGTTCTTAAAGGGCAGGTGATTGGCCGTGGACGGAATAGAACTCGAGAGTTGAACGACCCTAGCGCCCACGCAGAGATACTCGCGGTGAGAGATGCTTCTCAAGCCATTGGCAGTCACAGATTGAGTGGTGCTGAGCTGTTTGTAACCCTGGAACCTTGCACGATGTGTAGTGGTGCAATTTTTCATAGTCGCCTCGCTCGAGTGGTTTTTGGTGCACCAGATCCCAAAACTGGTACCGCGGGGTCTGTTTTGGATCTTTTCAGCCAGCGTCAACTCAACCACCACACGCTGGTAACCGGTGGAGTTCTCAGAGACGCGTGTCAGCGAATTCTGCAATCTTTTTTTGTGTCGGCGCGAATGAGAAACCGCGAGGAACAAATCTCACTTCGGGAAGATGCATTGCGTTTAGATGCGCAGGCATTACCTTGCCCCGATGATTCGACAATCAGAAGCAGCTATTTTTATACCAGTGAAGGTTATCGAATTCGGTATCTGGATTCGAATACGGTAAATCCGAGATACACCTTGCTTTGTGTTCATGAATTGGGTTTTTGGTCTTTCCAAGTGTGGTCCTTAGTGAGCCGCATGGCTCATCATGGTGTGCGCGTCATCGTTCCAGACCTGCTTGGCCATGGCTTGAGTGATAGACCGAAAAAAAGTGCATGGCATTCTGTGCGAGCGCACGTAAATTCGCTCATCGCATTGACGAAATATATGGACCTTACCCCGACCCATATCGTGGCCATAGGCAACGCAAAAGCGATTGGGACTGAACTTTGCTCTGTTTTGAAATTAGATGAGTCTTCAGTTTTATCAATTGTTACAGCCAGGCCGCCAGCGTTGGCGGCTCTAGCCGAGTCGTCCCGCCATCAAAGCTGCAGGTCGATCGGTGGTTTGTCCAGAAAACAATTGAATCACTTGGTTGGTTTTCCAGACAATGTGGTAAAGGCGTTGATTGCGCACTTTCCCGACAAGGGTCATGCCGCCGTATTGGATGCCATAAGAAAACCTGATTTCTCACCCGAAAATACGCTCAAATCACCGACATTTTGTCCGGTCGTTTTGGATGAAACCCATCTCGATTTTCTTGAGCGTGAGTTGTTGATCAAATGA
- the guaA gene encoding glutamine-hydrolyzing GMP synthase, whose amino-acid sequence MHQKILILDFGSQVTQLIARRVRDAHVFCEVHPCDVSDEWVRAYAADGNLKGIILSGSHASVYEDETDKAPEAVFSLGVPVLGICYGMQTMAQQLGGKVEAGRTREFGSAQVRAHGHTRLLDGLEDLRTDEGHGILDVWMSHGDKVTELPPGFSVMASNAACPIAGMADEARRFYAVQFHPEVTHTKKGQELLERFVLQICGTKPDWIMGDYIAEAVQRIREQVGDEEVILGLSGGVDSSVAAALIHRAIGDQLTCVFVDHGLLRLNEGDMVMEMFVGKLHAKVIRVDASEQFLGHLAGVSDPEAKRKIIGREFVEVFKAEASKLTASGASKAGAKWLAQGTIYPDVIESGGAKSKKAVTIKSHHNVGGLPEQLGLKLLEPLRELFKDEVRELGVALGLPADMVYRHPFPGPGLGVRILGAVNKEFADLLRRADAIFIEELRNTPYTGGSLAGANPRKPPKTWYDAVSQAFTVFLPVKSVGVMGDGRTYDYVVALRAVQTSDFMTADWAELPYSLLKTVSGRIINEVRGINRVTYDVSSKPPATIEWE is encoded by the coding sequence ATGCATCAAAAGATTCTGATTCTTGACTTCGGATCGCAAGTCACCCAGCTTATTGCTCGCCGAGTACGCGATGCCCACGTGTTTTGTGAAGTTCATCCCTGTGATGTTTCTGATGAGTGGGTACGAGCCTACGCTGCAGATGGCAACTTGAAGGGCATCATCTTGTCTGGTAGCCACGCCAGTGTCTATGAAGACGAGACGGACAAAGCCCCTGAAGCTGTCTTTAGCCTAGGCGTTCCCGTATTGGGCATTTGTTACGGTATGCAAACCATGGCGCAACAACTCGGCGGCAAAGTGGAAGCAGGGCGCACGCGGGAGTTTGGATCTGCACAGGTGCGTGCTCACGGCCACACCCGATTGCTGGATGGCTTGGAGGATCTTCGTACAGATGAGGGGCACGGCATCCTGGATGTCTGGATGAGCCACGGGGACAAAGTGACAGAGTTGCCCCCCGGCTTCTCTGTGATGGCTTCGAACGCAGCCTGCCCGATCGCGGGAATGGCTGACGAAGCACGTCGCTTTTACGCGGTTCAGTTCCATCCCGAGGTGACCCACACGAAAAAAGGGCAAGAGCTGCTTGAGCGATTCGTTTTGCAAATCTGTGGCACCAAGCCAGATTGGATCATGGGCGACTATATTGCCGAGGCGGTGCAAAGGATCCGTGAGCAGGTGGGTGATGAAGAGGTAATCCTCGGTTTGAGCGGAGGGGTTGACTCCTCCGTCGCTGCTGCACTCATCCATCGTGCGATCGGTGACCAACTGACCTGTGTGTTTGTGGACCACGGCCTGCTTCGCCTCAATGAAGGTGACATGGTCATGGAGATGTTCGTAGGGAAACTGCATGCGAAGGTCATTCGAGTGGATGCTTCCGAGCAGTTTTTGGGGCATTTGGCAGGTGTCAGCGATCCCGAAGCCAAGCGCAAGATCATCGGGCGCGAGTTCGTGGAGGTTTTTAAGGCCGAAGCCTCTAAGTTGACCGCGTCTGGTGCGTCGAAGGCGGGCGCCAAATGGCTCGCGCAAGGCACCATTTATCCGGACGTGATTGAATCCGGTGGTGCAAAGAGTAAGAAGGCCGTCACCATCAAGAGCCATCACAACGTGGGTGGACTGCCCGAACAACTGGGGCTGAAGCTTTTGGAGCCTTTGCGGGAGTTGTTCAAGGATGAAGTTCGTGAGCTCGGCGTCGCGCTAGGGTTGCCGGCAGATATGGTGTACCGCCATCCTTTTCCCGGGCCTGGCCTCGGTGTTCGTATTCTGGGTGCGGTCAACAAGGAATTCGCAGACCTTTTGCGGCGTGCCGATGCTATCTTTATCGAGGAGCTCCGTAACACGCCTTACACCGGGGGTAGTTTGGCCGGTGCGAATCCGCGTAAGCCTCCTAAGACGTGGTACGACGCCGTGTCTCAAGCGTTCACGGTGTTTTTGCCTGTGAAGAGTGTTGGTGTGATGGGCGATGGCCGGACATACGACTATGTCGTTGCACTTCGTGCGGTGCAAACGAGCGATTTCATGACCGCAGACTGGGCTGAGCTGCCGTACAGCTTGCTGAAGACAGTATCTGGGCGGATCATCAACGAAGTACGGGGTATCAACCGTGTGACTTATGACGTCAGCAGTAAACCCCCCGCAACTATTGAGTGGGAATAG